The proteins below come from a single Acidobacteriota bacterium genomic window:
- a CDS encoding methionyl-tRNA formyltransferase, producing the protein MLLIFCGTPRFAVPTLEKLVEAGHSVPLVVTQPDRPRGRGMELAISPVKESALRLALPVVQPDKIKNNEEFRAQLAALHPDAIIVVGYGRIIPQWMIDLPRLGNLNLHASLLPKYRGAAPIQWAIAQGETVTGVTTMRIDAGLDTGDILMQQELAIAPDDTSETLAPKLAAIGAELMVRTLSGLENGKIQAISQDHSKATLAPILKKEDGRIDFHRTAAEICDRLRGFQPWPGADTLFRGRHLQIHQADPAAQGKELAPGELSLETTHLSVGCSGKTVLELIELQPEGKRRMPSRDFINGYRPQNGEKLGE; encoded by the coding sequence ATGCTTTTGATTTTCTGCGGCACCCCGCGTTTCGCCGTTCCGACCCTTGAAAAGCTGGTCGAAGCTGGGCATTCCGTGCCGCTGGTGGTTACGCAGCCGGACCGTCCGCGCGGACGTGGAATGGAACTGGCGATTTCTCCAGTGAAAGAATCGGCGCTTCGATTGGCGCTTCCGGTCGTCCAGCCCGACAAGATCAAGAACAACGAAGAATTCCGCGCGCAACTCGCGGCGCTCCATCCCGACGCGATCATTGTGGTCGGATATGGCCGCATCATTCCGCAGTGGATGATCGATCTCCCGCGCCTGGGAAACCTTAACCTGCACGCCTCATTGTTGCCGAAGTATCGTGGCGCGGCGCCTATCCAGTGGGCGATCGCGCAAGGAGAAACCGTCACGGGCGTGACCACGATGCGAATCGATGCCGGCCTCGATACGGGCGACATCTTGATGCAGCAGGAACTAGCCATCGCACCCGACGATACCTCGGAAACTCTTGCGCCGAAGCTGGCGGCGATCGGGGCCGAGTTGATGGTCCGAACTCTGAGTGGGTTGGAGAATGGCAAAATTCAAGCCATCTCCCAGGATCATTCGAAAGCTACGCTCGCCCCTATCTTGAAAAAAGAAGACGGGCGTATTGATTTCCATCGAACTGCGGCGGAGATTTGCGATCGTCTGCGAGGATTTCAACCCTGGCCGGGAGCGGATACTCTTTTTCGTGGACGCCACCTGCAGATCCATCAAGCTGATCCTGCCGCGCAGGGGAAGGAATTGGCGCCAGGCGAACTCTCGCTCGAGACGACGCACCTGTCGGTTGGCTGTAGCGGGAAGACGGTGCTCGAATTGATCGAACTTCAGCCGGAAGGCAAGCGTCGTATGCCGTCGCGAGATTTCATCAACGGATATCGTCCACAAAACGGCGAAAAGCTTGGAGAGTAG
- the def gene encoding peptide deformylase: MIYPIVKFGDPVLETPAQTITTFGDDLKKLVEDMFESMYVARGVGLAAPQIGISRRLAVVDVTFKEDPRAKLVLINPEIIKKDGRQRGSEGCLSIPEFREDVTRAKIVTVRAQDLSGKFFEHTGEDLLARAFLHETDHLNGKLYISHISALKRDLIKRRIKKLVRAGEW; this comes from the coding sequence ATGATTTATCCCATCGTAAAATTTGGCGATCCAGTGCTGGAAACGCCTGCACAAACGATCACAACCTTCGGCGACGATCTCAAGAAGCTTGTCGAGGACATGTTTGAATCCATGTACGTCGCTCGAGGCGTCGGCCTGGCCGCTCCGCAGATCGGCATTTCGAGACGCCTGGCCGTCGTCGATGTCACGTTCAAGGAAGATCCCCGCGCCAAGCTGGTTTTGATCAATCCTGAAATCATCAAGAAAGACGGCCGACAGCGCGGAAGCGAAGGCTGTCTGAGTATTCCCGAATTTCGCGAGGATGTGACGCGCGCAAAAATTGTGACCGTACGGGCGCAGGATCTGTCGGGCAAATTCTTCGAGCACACTGGAGAAGACTTACTGGCGCGCGCCTTTCTGCACGAAACTGATCACCTGAACGGCAAGCTCTACATCTCGCATATCAGCGCGCTCAAACGGGACCTGATCAAACGACGGATCAAGAAACTGGTAAGAGCAGGAGAATGGTAG
- the rsmB gene encoding 16S rRNA (cytosine(967)-C(5))-methyltransferase RsmB: MPVSPARAAAFEILLRAQRDQSYASELLHSERNAKLSPGDHGLATELVMGVLRWRSLLDQKIAAASSQELQRLDLEVLTALRLGIYQMQFLSRIPAHAAIFESVEIVKAARKRSAAPFVNAVLRKASLSPRVDTAPEIRNAESAQSLAAESAHPEWLVARWIESFSLATARQICRHDQTVPPTVIHVQESATAAELVQAGIQLSPGLLLRSARRVQSGDVTKTEAHRDGRVSIQDEASQLVALLLGRGQKILDCCAAPGSKTALLAKQNPHARIFAADLHPHRARLLRERIGSSSVHVLAGDAHYPPFKAGFDRILADVPCSGTGTLARNPEIKWRLTADDLLDLQKRQIAILQSTLPLLAPGGRLLYSTCSLEREENDAVVETVLAKESGFTVIDCRAHLEELYRSGELVWENYDSLLHGPYLRTVSGAHPCDGFFAAVMERRAT, encoded by the coding sequence ATGCCGGTTTCTCCAGCACGCGCTGCTGCGTTCGAGATTTTGCTGCGGGCGCAGCGTGACCAGTCCTATGCTTCCGAACTGCTGCACTCGGAACGCAATGCCAAGCTCTCGCCCGGCGATCACGGTCTCGCCACCGAACTGGTGATGGGTGTGTTGCGTTGGCGTTCCCTGCTTGACCAGAAAATTGCCGCCGCATCATCGCAGGAGCTGCAGAGGTTGGACCTGGAAGTTCTGACCGCACTTCGGCTCGGCATATACCAGATGCAGTTTTTGTCGAGGATTCCCGCTCATGCTGCGATCTTTGAAAGCGTGGAGATCGTGAAAGCGGCTCGCAAGCGCTCAGCTGCGCCGTTCGTGAACGCGGTCCTTCGAAAGGCCAGTCTTAGCCCTCGCGTCGACACGGCTCCCGAAATCCGCAACGCTGAAAGTGCTCAGTCGCTGGCTGCAGAGTCCGCACATCCCGAATGGCTGGTCGCGCGCTGGATTGAAAGTTTCAGTCTGGCGACTGCGCGCCAGATCTGCCGTCATGACCAGACTGTGCCCCCAACGGTCATTCACGTTCAGGAGTCTGCAACTGCCGCTGAACTCGTGCAAGCCGGCATACAGCTTTCGCCGGGTCTGTTGCTGAGGTCTGCACGGCGCGTTCAATCCGGCGACGTAACCAAAACAGAAGCCCATCGTGACGGCCGCGTTTCCATTCAAGACGAAGCGTCGCAACTGGTCGCTTTGCTGCTCGGCCGCGGGCAGAAGATTCTGGACTGTTGTGCTGCACCTGGGAGCAAGACCGCTCTGCTGGCGAAACAGAATCCGCACGCCCGGATATTCGCCGCTGACCTTCATCCGCATCGAGCGCGTCTGTTGCGCGAACGGATTGGATCGTCCAGCGTTCACGTGCTTGCCGGCGATGCTCATTACCCGCCATTCAAGGCCGGATTCGATCGCATCCTTGCAGATGTTCCATGCTCGGGTACTGGCACGCTCGCGCGCAATCCGGAAATAAAGTGGCGCCTCACGGCGGACGACCTGCTCGACCTGCAAAAGCGTCAGATCGCGATCCTCCAATCCACGCTGCCTCTGCTTGCTCCCGGTGGGAGGCTGCTTTATTCCACATGCTCGCTGGAGCGGGAAGAGAATGATGCGGTCGTGGAAACTGTGCTCGCGAAGGAAAGTGGTTTCACTGTGATCGACTGCCGCGCACACTTGGAGGAACTGTACCGTTCCGGCGAACTCGTCTGGGAGAATTACGATTCACTCTTGCATGGCCCTTACCTGAGAACGGTTTCTGGTGCTCATCCGTGCGACGGTTTCTTCGCTGCCGTTATGGAGCGGCGCGCGACCTAA
- a CDS encoding PASTA domain-containing protein, translating to MRQFFRMLLLALVLLTVALVSALTAMRFAIHGREVAIPPLVGMTPLEAERAVAASGLDVVVERQFYSPDIPEGRIMSQAPMAGVKVRRGWAVRVAQSLGPQRVAIPDVTNQSERVAELNVRRRGLDLGSVAQVNLSDAAADQVVSQSPPANAKGISVPKISLLVSRGPEPSAFVMPNFVGQPLGSVMLALQDAGVKVGKVNLAVPAQSPDAQSPPVLPTPAPLPGAASMIVSQSPAPGQKVVAGSAVNFEVK from the coding sequence ATGCGACAGTTCTTCCGCATGCTCCTCCTGGCGCTGGTACTACTCACCGTAGCCTTGGTGTCAGCATTGACCGCGATGCGGTTCGCAATTCATGGCCGCGAAGTCGCGATCCCTCCTTTGGTCGGCATGACTCCGCTTGAAGCCGAGCGCGCCGTCGCCGCCTCTGGACTCGATGTAGTGGTCGAGCGGCAGTTTTACAGTCCGGACATTCCCGAAGGAAGAATCATGTCCCAGGCGCCGATGGCTGGGGTGAAAGTGCGCCGGGGATGGGCCGTTCGCGTCGCCCAAAGCCTCGGTCCGCAGCGGGTAGCAATTCCGGATGTCACCAATCAGAGCGAACGTGTTGCGGAATTGAATGTGCGCCGCCGCGGGCTCGATCTGGGATCCGTTGCGCAGGTCAACCTTTCCGACGCGGCTGCCGACCAGGTTGTGTCGCAAAGCCCTCCCGCGAATGCGAAGGGAATCTCGGTGCCCAAGATCAGCCTGCTGGTCAGTCGCGGGCCGGAGCCCTCCGCGTTCGTGATGCCGAACTTCGTAGGTCAACCGCTCGGTAGCGTGATGCTGGCGCTTCAGGATGCCGGAGTCAAAGTTGGCAAGGTTAATCTTGCAGTGCCTGCACAGTCCCCCGACGCGCAATCCCCGCCCGTACTCCCCACTCCCGCGCCCCTGCCCGGAGCAGCAAGCATGATCGTGTCGCAGAGTCCCGCGCCGGGGCAGAAAGTTGTGGCGGGAAGTGCGGTCAACTTCGAAGTGAAGTAG
- a CDS encoding SDR family oxidoreductase: protein MRRWCVRGLQAKRVLITGGASGIGAATAARFLDEGCVVCVIDRDPEARRKIMQELPDLAGAIAADVSDLKQVQAAFAEAIQLMLGVDVLINNAGISIRHNFLDITPEEWDKVIAVNLTGVFYMAQTAARHMMERGSGVILQTASTNGVMGYPYYADYNATKAGVIELTKSMALELAPKVRVCAVAPGYVLTPMQRAEYTDEMLDQVNQKVPLRRHAQPEEIAALFAFLASDDAAYMTGHVFTCDGGETAGGLASR, encoded by the coding sequence TTGCGGAGGTGGTGCGTGCGCGGGTTGCAAGCGAAACGAGTCCTGATCACCGGTGGAGCAAGCGGCATTGGTGCAGCCACGGCGGCGCGCTTTCTCGACGAAGGATGCGTCGTGTGCGTCATCGACCGCGATCCGGAAGCTCGCCGGAAGATCATGCAGGAATTACCCGACCTGGCAGGTGCCATCGCCGCCGATGTTTCGGATCTAAAACAGGTGCAAGCCGCCTTCGCGGAAGCAATCCAGCTGATGCTCGGTGTGGACGTCCTGATCAACAATGCCGGCATAAGCATTCGCCACAATTTTCTCGATATCACGCCCGAAGAATGGGACAAGGTGATCGCCGTGAATCTGACCGGCGTCTTCTACATGGCACAAACCGCCGCCCGCCACATGATGGAACGAGGCAGCGGAGTGATTTTGCAAACCGCATCGACCAACGGTGTGATGGGCTATCCCTATTATGCGGACTACAACGCGACCAAGGCAGGGGTAATCGAACTCACAAAATCGATGGCCCTCGAACTTGCTCCCAAAGTGCGCGTGTGCGCTGTTGCTCCAGGGTATGTGCTGACGCCCATGCAGCGCGCGGAGTACACGGATGAAATGCTGGACCAGGTGAACCAGAAAGTTCCGCTACGCCGTCATGCTCAGCCCGAGGAGATCGCGGCGCTGTTCGCGTTCCTCGCGTCCGACGACGCCGCCTACATGACCGGCCACGTCTTCACCTGCGACGGAGGAGAAACTGCGGGAGGATTGGCCAGCCGATGA
- the aroC gene encoding chorismate synthase encodes MRYFTSGESHGEALVAFISGLPAGLTIDQEFVDRELWRRQQGFGRGGRMKIERDTAHILSGVRHGKTIGSPISMTLQNRDWQNWKESLPVETGDPEKHKRVASPRPGHADLAGALKYDFSEARYVLERASARESAARVAIGALAKLFLKELGIEVLSHVIAVGAASIVDREIAWEEIEKVSRKEEILLSCADPEAEQRMKEEVDKVLRTGDSVGGVFEVVAHNVPAGLGTYVQWDERLDAMLASAVMSLQAVKAVEIGSGIHAAYSPGSSVHDEIGYQKESGQSGFTRTRNNAGGIEGGVSNGQEIRVRGYLKPISTLRRPLQSVDFATREPVKAAYERSDVCVVPAAGVAGEAMVALTLARCALEKFGGDSMRETKRNYQGYLEQLKNY; translated from the coding sequence TTGCGCTACTTTACTTCCGGAGAGTCCCACGGCGAGGCGCTGGTCGCGTTCATTTCCGGCCTGCCCGCCGGCCTGACCATCGACCAGGAATTTGTCGATCGCGAACTGTGGCGCCGCCAGCAGGGCTTTGGCCGCGGCGGCCGCATGAAGATCGAACGCGATACCGCCCACATTCTCTCGGGTGTCCGCCATGGCAAGACGATCGGCTCGCCGATCTCGATGACGCTGCAGAACCGGGACTGGCAAAACTGGAAGGAGTCTCTTCCGGTTGAAACTGGCGATCCGGAAAAACACAAACGAGTGGCGTCGCCTCGTCCCGGGCACGCCGACCTCGCGGGCGCTCTGAAATACGATTTCTCCGAAGCGCGCTATGTGCTGGAACGCGCGTCAGCAAGGGAGTCTGCTGCCCGGGTCGCGATTGGTGCCCTGGCAAAACTCTTCTTGAAAGAACTGGGTATTGAAGTATTGAGCCACGTGATCGCGGTTGGAGCCGCTTCGATCGTCGATCGTGAGATCGCATGGGAAGAAATCGAAAAAGTTTCCCGCAAGGAAGAAATTCTGCTCAGTTGCGCTGATCCCGAAGCGGAACAGCGCATGAAAGAGGAAGTCGACAAAGTCTTGCGTACCGGTGACTCGGTGGGCGGCGTGTTTGAAGTGGTGGCGCACAACGTTCCCGCCGGCCTTGGGACATACGTGCAGTGGGACGAGCGCCTCGATGCCATGCTCGCATCGGCCGTCATGTCATTGCAGGCTGTTAAAGCGGTTGAGATCGGCAGTGGAATTCACGCGGCATATTCTCCTGGATCCTCGGTGCACGACGAAATTGGATATCAGAAAGAATCTGGACAGAGCGGCTTCACGCGCACAAGAAACAATGCGGGCGGCATCGAGGGCGGCGTTTCTAACGGACAGGAAATTCGCGTGCGAGGTTATCTGAAGCCGATCTCCACATTGCGGCGGCCTCTTCAGTCGGTGGACTTCGCGACACGCGAGCCAGTGAAGGCGGCTTACGAGCGCTCCGACGTTTGTGTGGTGCCGGCCGCAGGCGTGGCTGGCGAAGCGATGGTTGCGTTGACGCTGGCCCGCTGCGCTCTCGAGAAATTCGGCGGCGACTCGATGAGAGAGACGAAGCGCAACTATCAGGGTTATCTTGAGCAGCTGAAAAATTACTAA
- a CDS encoding thiol oxidoreductase-like protein, with translation MRVWDKIIGFAGTGLLLSTLAAQAQMIDNTQAPNTAKAGINKSLLDEIGAGRGDVNTQGSSMYIINRDPFRSIRRGRQLFQRKFTRLQGQGANEKDGVGDINTDIGIGAGLSDSCALCHGRPRGSGGAGGNVVTRPDSRDAGHLFGLGLKEMLGDEITTDLRSTRDLAVILAQQQKKPITLKLLSKGVSYGKIKGNPDGSVDTSQVQGVDADLRVKPFFAEGSTISMREFIVGALHNEMGLEASTDPDLLTASAGGRVVTPSGMVLDGSKDKISAPPAPDPDNGNEIDPALVDHLEFYLLNYFKPGHGEPNAIADKGRKIFKRVGCTSCHVTDLTINHDRRVADLETAYDPSRSCTPPMQACYFNSLFATAMPLFHEVDDGSGQPTLKLPLGNSFVVKDILTDLKRHDVGPNFYERNWDGSTQKQFLTRALWGVGTTGPYGHDGRSNSLHDVILRHGGEAQAMRDKYAVLPASEQIALQTFLNSLILFPPDDTASSLDPGDPTKVGFPQFGHGSIKLGVLFNNPADPE, from the coding sequence ATGCGGGTTTGGGACAAGATAATCGGGTTCGCAGGAACGGGATTGCTGCTCTCTACACTGGCAGCACAGGCACAAATGATCGACAACACGCAGGCGCCGAACACGGCGAAGGCAGGTATCAACAAGTCATTATTGGACGAAATTGGCGCCGGACGAGGCGATGTGAACACGCAGGGATCGTCGATGTACATTATCAACCGTGATCCGTTCCGCTCGATTCGTCGGGGCCGGCAATTATTCCAGCGCAAATTTACGCGTTTGCAGGGTCAGGGAGCGAATGAGAAAGATGGCGTCGGTGACATCAACACCGATATCGGAATCGGAGCCGGCTTGTCCGATAGTTGCGCTCTGTGTCACGGACGGCCGCGTGGTTCCGGCGGAGCCGGCGGGAACGTGGTGACGCGTCCCGATAGCCGTGACGCCGGTCATCTGTTCGGCCTGGGGCTGAAAGAGATGTTAGGTGACGAGATCACGACCGATCTGCGCTCCACGCGCGATCTCGCAGTTATTCTCGCCCAGCAACAGAAGAAGCCGATTACTTTGAAGTTGCTCAGCAAGGGTGTGAGTTACGGCAAGATCAAGGGGAATCCCGACGGCTCCGTCGACACCTCACAGGTGCAGGGCGTGGACGCCGATCTGCGCGTGAAGCCGTTCTTCGCAGAGGGCAGCACGATTTCGATGCGTGAGTTCATCGTGGGTGCGCTGCACAACGAAATGGGATTAGAAGCGTCCACTGATCCGGACCTGCTTACGGCGAGTGCAGGCGGCCGTGTTGTGACTCCGTCTGGCATGGTGCTCGATGGGTCGAAGGACAAGATCAGCGCTCCTCCCGCGCCCGATCCTGACAATGGCAACGAGATCGATCCTGCGCTCGTGGATCACCTGGAGTTCTACCTGTTGAATTACTTCAAGCCTGGACACGGTGAGCCGAATGCGATCGCCGACAAGGGCCGAAAGATTTTCAAGCGTGTCGGTTGCACGTCGTGTCACGTGACGGATCTGACCATCAATCACGATCGACGCGTCGCTGATCTGGAGACGGCTTACGACCCCAGTCGTTCCTGCACGCCACCGATGCAGGCGTGTTACTTCAACAGCCTGTTTGCGACGGCGATGCCGCTGTTCCACGAAGTCGATGACGGCAGCGGACAGCCGACCCTGAAACTTCCGCTCGGGAATTCATTCGTTGTGAAAGATATCCTGACCGATCTGAAGCGTCACGATGTCGGCCCGAATTTTTACGAGCGCAACTGGGACGGCTCGACGCAGAAACAGTTTCTGACTCGCGCTCTGTGGGGCGTCGGCACGACCGGACCATATGGACACGACGGGCGGAGCAATTCGCTGCATGACGTCATCCTGCGTCATGGAGGAGAAGCTCAGGCGATGCGGGACAAGTACGCGGTCTTGCCGGCTTCGGAACAGATTGCGCTCCAGACGTTTCTGAACTCGCTCATCCTGTTCCCGCCAGACGATACGGCATCAAGCCTGGATCCTGGAGATCCGACCAAGGTCGGCTTTCCGCAATTCGGCCACGGCAGTATCAAGCTGGGCGTGCTGTTTAACAACCCCGCGGACCCGGAGTAG
- a CDS encoding response regulator transcription factor, with protein MRCVLADDHTLLRDGVRRLLEEAPDFAVVGEAADASEALKQVIEHRPDIVLLDISMPGMSSFEAARLIEEHCKETRIVFLTMHEDQEYLTQALRAGASGYLLKDTPAPILLQSLRTVHRGERSLSPRILRQLQEDGETRHPGRGRPDRTTLTPREREVMKLLAEGHTVKQAAGQLGVSVKTVEAHKFNLMRKLDIHNKAQLVTVAIRKKIVSVPIPM; from the coding sequence ATTCGCTGCGTGCTTGCTGACGATCACACATTGCTGCGCGATGGCGTGCGCCGCCTGCTCGAAGAAGCTCCGGACTTCGCCGTGGTCGGCGAAGCGGCAGACGCCAGCGAGGCGCTCAAGCAGGTCATTGAACATCGCCCAGACATCGTTCTGCTCGATATCTCCATGCCTGGAATGTCTTCGTTCGAGGCGGCACGGCTGATTGAAGAACATTGCAAGGAGACTCGCATTGTCTTCCTGACCATGCATGAAGATCAGGAATACCTGACCCAGGCGCTGCGTGCGGGAGCCAGTGGATACCTGCTGAAAGACACTCCCGCGCCCATTCTGCTGCAGTCGCTGCGCACGGTGCATCGCGGCGAACGATCCTTGAGTCCCCGCATTCTGCGTCAGTTGCAGGAAGACGGCGAGACACGACACCCCGGCCGCGGACGACCCGACCGGACGACCCTAACTCCGCGAGAGCGTGAAGTGATGAAGTTACTGGCAGAAGGGCACACCGTAAAACAGGCCGCCGGACAACTCGGAGTCAGCGTCAAGACCGTCGAGGCCCACAAATTCAACCTCATGCGCAAACTCGACATTCACAACAAGGCGCAACTCGTAACGGTAGCGATCCGCAAGAAGATTGTCAGCGTACCGATCCCGATGTAG